Part of the Candidatus Methylomirabilota bacterium genome, TCCGCTCCGCGAGGATTCCCGCGCGCTGGTAGGCGCGCGCCGACGGCTCGATGCGGGCGGCGCGCGCGTAGGCGTCCAGGGCCTCGTCGAACTCGCCGAGCACCTCGGCCATCCCGCCCCGGCGGGTCTGGGCGTCGAGCGAGGCCGGCTCGGCCACCGCAGCGGCGCGATAGTAGCGCAGCGCCTCGCGCAGGGCGCGCTGGCGGGCCGCCGAATCCCCCGACTGGACCGTGCCGCGCACCCGCGAGTCGGGACCGTTGCAGCCCATCAGGAGCACGAGGAGGACGGCGAGCATCGGAGGCAGGAGCAGGCGCCGCGGCATGGCGGTTCCGATATCGGCAACATTCTTGCCACCGTCGAGTGGTGGCCAAGTGTGTGGAATCGCGGCGGGAGAGGGGCGCCGGGACCTCCCCCATCCGGCCTCGACTGACACGGACGGGCGTCCGATGTCCACGGAACGGCACCGGCGCCCGCCGGCGACCGATCAGGCGAGCAGGCGGAAGCGGATCCCGCTGATGAGGACGAGGCCGCGGCGGGCCGGATCGGCACACATCAGGTCAAGGCCGGCGAGGCCTTCGCCGCGCCCGTCGGTCGCCTCGGTGAAACGCAGCGTCGCGTCATCGAGGGCGATCAGGCGTTGGCCGTCCTGCACGCGCACCGGGCGCTCGATCAGGTCGCTCCAGCGGCGCGCCAACCGGTCGGGGTCCTCGCTCTGCAGCTCGGCGGCGGTCATGGCCCGGATCAGGCTCGCGCCCCCGCCGGGCTCGCCCTCGCCGTGGCAGGCCGCCGGGTGCCACGGCCCGCCCGGCGCGCGAGCGCCCGCTTGCCAGGCGAACGAGAGCATCGCGGCGCCCACGTCGCGGGGGTGGAGCTGCAGCTCGTGGTACTCCGGATAGCCGATCTCGTTGGCGATGCGCACGGACAGCGCCTCGCAGCGCTTGCGGCGCGGCGCCAGATCGTCGCACTGGGTGATCACCATGTAGCCGCCGTCGCCGCCGCGCCGGTCCAGATAGCGGCCGGCGGTGGTACCGTCGCGCACCGGCGCGACCACCTCCAGGAACTTGTCGCCGATCGGGAACAGCGCGTTCTCGAGCCCGTACTTGCCGACGCCGGGATCGCGATGACACACCGGCAGCTCGAGCACCGACTGCAGCTGCTCCACCACCGGCTCGAGCCGGCGGGCCACCAGGCAGATCTGCCGCATGCGGATGCCGCTCATGCCCGGCGCTCCGCTTCCTTCGCCGCCATCTTCTGCTTCAGCTGCTCGGGAGTGAGCCGCACGATGTCCTCGTTCTGGTGGGAATAGACCGTGAATTCTTCGGTGTCGAGCGCCTCGAGCGCCACGCGGCCGGCCATCACGTCGGCCTTCCAGCGCTGGTGCTGCGGCTCCCGCGCGTGGAACTCGGGCATCACGTCGCGTGCGAACAGCTCGAGGCTCGAGCAGATGTCCTCGTGGCTGGTGCGCCCGGTCTGATTCAAGAGGATGACCTGGTCCACGTTGGTGGCCTCGAACTCGACGAGCCGGCGCCGGATCGTCTCCGGCGAGCCGATGAGGCCGGCCTTGAGTGTCTCCTGCGCCTTGGGCGTGTGACGCCACTCCTGGTAGAGCTTCCACATGTCGCCGGTGCCGGGCTCGGCCATGCCGTGGCGGCCGTAGTGCGACAGGCAGAACACGAAGAAGGTCCAGCCCGCCGCCTTCTCGCGCGCCTCCTCGTCGGTGGGCGCGCACATGAAGGCGCTCACCATGGCGATGTTCGGATTGACCGGATAATCCGCGAGCCGGTTCAGGTC contains:
- a CDS encoding VOC family protein yields the protein MSGIRMRQICLVARRLEPVVEQLQSVLELPVCHRDPGVGKYGLENALFPIGDKFLEVVAPVRDGTTAGRYLDRRGGDGGYMVITQCDDLAPRRKRCEALSVRIANEIGYPEYHELQLHPRDVGAAMLSFAWQAGARAPGGPWHPAACHGEGEPGGGASLIRAMTAAELQSEDPDRLARRWSDLIERPVRVQDGQRLIALDDATLRFTEATDGRGEGLAGLDLMCADPARRGLVLISGIRFRLLA
- a CDS encoding LLM class flavin-dependent oxidoreductase: VELHPFGRRVRDKRDVWEEAVRVLVPCFTQQSVEHHGQYFDFPARNVIPKPRQKPHPPLWVACSNIQTIAAAGQWGMGALGFQFVSPEAAHAWVNRYYTSLTRDLNRLADYPVNPNIAMVSAFMCAPTDEEAREKAAGWTFFVFCLSHYGRHGMAEPGTGDMWKLYQEWRHTPKAQETLKAGLIGSPETIRRRLVEFEATNVDQVILLNQTGRTSHEDICSSLELFARDVMPEFHAREPQHQRWKADVMAGRVALEALDTEEFTVYSHQNEDIVRLTPEQLKQKMAAKEAERRA